In Pseudomonas nunensis, a single window of DNA contains:
- the secB gene encoding protein-export chaperone SecB, with protein MTDQQNTAASEEETAPQFSLQRIYVRDLSFEAPKSPAIFRQQWEPSVGLDLNTRQKALEGDFHEVVLTLSVTVKNGEEVAFIAEVQQAGIFLIKNLDDASMSHTLGAFCPNILFPYARETLDSLVTRGSFPALMLAPVNFDALYAQELQRMQAEGETPTVQ; from the coding sequence ATGACTGACCAACAGAACACTGCAGCTAGCGAAGAAGAAACCGCACCGCAATTCTCCTTGCAGCGCATCTACGTACGTGACTTGTCCTTCGAAGCCCCGAAAAGCCCGGCGATCTTCCGCCAGCAGTGGGAACCGAGCGTCGGTCTGGATCTGAATACCCGTCAAAAGGCTCTGGAAGGTGACTTCCACGAAGTAGTGCTGACTTTGTCGGTTACCGTGAAAAACGGTGAAGAAGTGGCGTTCATCGCTGAAGTGCAACAGGCCGGGATCTTCCTGATCAAGAACCTGGACGACGCTTCGATGAGCCACACCCTCGGCGCGTTCTGCCCGAACATCCTGTTCCCGTACGCTCGCGAAACCCTGGACAGCCTGGTGACCCGCGGTTCGTTCCCGGCCCTGATGCTGGCTCCGGTGAACTTCGACGCGCTGTACGCACAAGAACTGCAACGCATGCAGGCAGAGGGCGAGACTCCAACCGTTCAATAA
- a CDS encoding S41 family peptidase, whose translation MLHLSRLTSLALTIALVIGAPLAFAAQPAPAAAPAPAPAGTAATTKAPLPLEELRTFAEVMDRIKAAYVEPVDDKTLLENAIKGMLSNLDPHSAYLGPEDFAELQESTSGEFGGLGIEVGAEDGFIKVVSPIDDTPASKAGIQAGDFIVKINGAPTRGQTMTEAVDKMRGKIGQKITLTLVRDGGTPFDVVLTRATIQVKSVKAQLLESGYGYIRITQFQVKTGEEVSKALAKLRKDNGKKLNGIILDLRNNPGGVLQAAVEVVDHFITKGLIVYTKGRIANSELRFSATGKDESEAVPMVVLINGGSASASEIVAGALQDQKRAVLMGTTSFGKGSVQTVLPLNNDRALKITTALYFTPNGRSIQAQGIVPDIEVRKAKITNEQDGEYFKEADLQGHLGNGNGGADKPTSSSKAKAMPQDDDYQLAQALSLLKGLSITSGR comes from the coding sequence ATGCTGCATTTGTCCCGCCTTACCTCGCTGGCCCTGACGATCGCCCTGGTGATCGGCGCGCCTCTGGCGTTCGCCGCTCAGCCTGCCCCGGCGGCTGCGCCAGCTCCTGCACCTGCGGGCACCGCTGCGACCACCAAGGCGCCATTGCCTCTGGAAGAGTTGCGCACCTTTGCCGAGGTCATGGACCGGATCAAAGCCGCGTATGTCGAACCGGTAGACGACAAGACCCTGCTGGAGAATGCCATCAAGGGCATGCTCAGCAATCTCGACCCGCACTCCGCCTACCTGGGCCCGGAAGACTTCGCTGAACTGCAGGAAAGCACCAGCGGCGAATTCGGCGGCTTGGGCATCGAAGTCGGTGCCGAAGACGGCTTCATCAAAGTGGTGTCGCCAATCGACGACACCCCGGCGTCCAAGGCCGGCATTCAGGCTGGCGACTTTATCGTCAAGATCAACGGTGCACCGACTCGCGGCCAGACCATGACCGAAGCCGTGGACAAGATGCGCGGCAAGATCGGCCAGAAAATCACCCTGACCCTCGTTCGCGACGGTGGCACGCCATTCGACGTGGTGCTGACCCGCGCCACGATCCAGGTCAAGAGCGTCAAGGCGCAGTTGCTGGAATCCGGCTACGGCTACATCCGTATCACCCAGTTCCAGGTCAAGACCGGCGAAGAAGTTTCCAAGGCCCTGGCCAAGTTGCGCAAGGACAACGGCAAGAAGCTCAACGGCATCATCCTCGACCTGCGTAACAACCCGGGCGGCGTGCTGCAAGCAGCGGTGGAAGTGGTCGACCACTTCATCACCAAGGGCCTGATCGTCTACACCAAGGGCCGCATCGCCAACTCCGAACTGCGCTTCTCCGCCACCGGCAAAGACGAAAGCGAAGCGGTGCCAATGGTTGTGCTGATCAACGGCGGCAGCGCCTCGGCCTCGGAAATCGTCGCCGGTGCCTTGCAGGATCAGAAACGCGCTGTGCTGATGGGCACCACCAGTTTCGGCAAAGGGTCGGTACAAACCGTGCTGCCGCTGAACAACGATCGCGCCCTGAAGATCACCACCGCGCTGTACTTCACGCCGAACGGTCGCTCGATCCAGGCTCAGGGCATCGTCCCGGACATCGAAGTGCGCAAGGCCAAGATCACCAACGAACAGGACGGCGAGTACTTCAAGGAAGCCGATCTGCAAGGTCACTTGGGCAATGGCAACGGCGGCGCCGACAAGCCGACGTCCAGCAGCAAAGCCAAGGCAATGCCGCAGGATGACGATTACCAATTGGCCCAGGCCCTGAGCCTGCTCAAAGGGCTGAGCATCACCTCCGGCCGCTGA
- the ntrC gene encoding nitrogen regulation protein NR(I): MSRSETVWIVDDDRSIRWVLEKALQQEGMTTQSFDSADGVMSRLARQQPDVIISDIRMPGASGLDLLARIREQHPRLPVIIMTAHSDLDSAVASYQGGAFEYLPKPFDVDEAVSLVKRANQHAQEQQGLEVPVALTRTPEIIGEAPAMQEVFRAIGRLSHSNITVLINGESGTGKELVAHALHRHSPRAASPFIALNMAAIPKDLMESELFGHEKGAFTGAANLRRGRFEQADGGTLFLDEIGDMPADTQTRLLRVLADGEFYRVGGHTPVKVDVRIIAATHQNLETLVHAGKFREDLFHRLNVIRIHIPRLSDRREDIPTLAKHFLSRAAQELAVEPKLLKSETEEYLKNLPWGGNVRQLENTCRWITVMASGREVHISDLPPELLNLPQDSAPVTNWEQALRQWADQALARGQSSLLDSAVPAFERIMIETALKHTAGRRRDAAVLLGWGRNTLTRKIKELGMKVDGGDDDEGEEG, translated from the coding sequence ATGAGCCGTAGTGAAACCGTGTGGATCGTCGATGACGACCGTTCTATCCGTTGGGTCCTGGAAAAAGCCTTGCAGCAAGAAGGCATGACCACGCAAAGCTTCGACAGCGCCGATGGCGTGATGAGCCGCCTGGCGCGCCAGCAGCCGGACGTGATCATCTCCGACATCCGCATGCCGGGTGCCAGCGGCCTGGACCTTTTGGCGCGGATTCGCGAACAACACCCACGGCTGCCGGTCATCATCATGACTGCCCACTCGGACCTGGACAGCGCTGTCGCCTCCTACCAGGGCGGCGCGTTCGAATACCTGCCCAAGCCGTTCGATGTCGACGAAGCGGTCTCCCTGGTCAAGCGCGCCAACCAGCACGCCCAGGAACAGCAAGGCCTGGAAGTCCCGGTCGCCTTGACTCGCACCCCGGAAATCATCGGTGAAGCGCCGGCGATGCAGGAAGTGTTTCGCGCCATCGGGCGCTTGAGCCACTCCAACATCACCGTGCTGATCAACGGCGAATCCGGCACCGGTAAAGAACTGGTGGCCCACGCCCTGCACCGCCACAGCCCACGCGCGGCCTCGCCGTTCATTGCGTTGAACATGGCGGCGATCCCGAAAGACCTGATGGAATCCGAGCTCTTCGGCCACGAAAAAGGCGCGTTCACTGGCGCGGCCAACCTGCGTCGCGGGCGCTTTGAACAGGCTGACGGCGGCACGTTGTTCCTCGATGAAATCGGCGACATGCCGGCGGACACCCAGACCCGTTTGCTGCGGGTATTGGCCGATGGCGAGTTCTATCGCGTCGGTGGTCATACACCGGTGAAGGTCGATGTGCGCATCATCGCCGCGACCCACCAGAATCTGGAAACTCTGGTGCACGCCGGGAAATTCCGTGAGGACTTGTTCCACCGCCTCAACGTGATCCGCATCCACATTCCACGGCTGTCGGACCGTCGCGAAGACATCCCGACCCTGGCCAAGCACTTCCTCAGCCGCGCCGCGCAAGAACTGGCGGTGGAACCGAAGCTGCTGAAAAGCGAAACCGAGGAATACCTGAAGAACCTGCCGTGGGGCGGCAACGTGCGTCAGCTGGAGAACACCTGCCGCTGGATCACGGTGATGGCTTCGGGTCGCGAAGTGCACATCAGTGACTTGCCGCCGGAGCTGCTGAACCTGCCGCAGGATTCGGCGCCGGTGACCAACTGGGAGCAAGCGCTGCGCCAGTGGGCTGATCAGGCGTTGGCTCGTGGTCAGTCGAGCCTGCTCGACAGCGCGGTGCCGGCGTTCGAGCGGATCATGATCGAAACCGCCCTCAAACACACCGCCGGCCGCCGTCGCGATGCAGCGGTTTTGCTGGGCTGGGGGCGTAATACCCTGACGCGCAAGATCAAGGAATTGGGGATGAAGGTCGATGGTGGGGATGATGATGAGGGGGAAGAGGGTTAA
- a CDS encoding DUF4124 domain-containing protein yields MKGWLLIICLIAFPAMADVYTYVDAQGNRVFTDQPRPGNAKRVPLATSNRMSANPTNAAPVIAAQKPEEQPLFHYDMLRVLVPEPDTTVRSSAGELIVSVTSEPGLQRGHRYRLLLDGQPTAEPGISPVFALSNIDRGSHNLSVEILDEQGRTVERTANQPFHMLRISLAQKRKVKPCTLTDYGQRPECPLKDKPPEEKNPFLKFF; encoded by the coding sequence TTGAAGGGCTGGCTGTTGATCATCTGCCTGATCGCCTTTCCGGCGATGGCCGACGTCTATACCTACGTCGACGCCCAAGGCAATCGGGTCTTCACCGACCAGCCGCGCCCCGGCAATGCCAAGCGTGTGCCGCTGGCCACCAGCAATCGAATGTCCGCCAACCCGACCAACGCTGCGCCGGTGATCGCCGCGCAAAAGCCGGAAGAACAACCGCTGTTCCACTACGACATGCTGCGGGTACTGGTGCCGGAACCAGACACCACGGTCCGCAGCAGCGCCGGCGAGTTGATCGTCAGCGTTACCAGCGAACCCGGCTTGCAGCGCGGTCATCGCTACCGTTTGTTACTCGACGGCCAGCCCACCGCCGAACCTGGCATCAGTCCGGTGTTCGCCTTGAGCAATATCGATCGCGGCAGCCATAACCTGTCAGTGGAAATCCTCGACGAACAGGGTCGCACCGTCGAGCGCACAGCAAATCAGCCGTTCCACATGCTGCGCATTTCCCTGGCGCAGAAGCGCAAGGTCAAGCCTTGCACCCTCACCGACTACGGCCAACGGCCGGAATGTCCGCTCAAAGACAAACCTCCCGAAGAAAAAAATCCCTTCCTGAAGTTCTTCTAA
- a CDS encoding divergent polysaccharide deacetylase family protein → MRLRFILGLLCCLAGAAHAEPAKTSPHKAYLTLIIDDLGQNLPRDRRVLALPGPVTTAIMPDTPHAAEFAREAHRAGKVVILHMPMDPATGPFAWHPDLPIEELEKRLNAAFKAVPYTAGINNHMGSRMTAQQPAMAWLMADLQRRHKFFVDSRTSAQTVGAAEAQKIGLASVSRDVFLDDERTEAAIFTQLQTAISLAHKQGSAVMIGHPYPQTLAVLERELPKLKAQGIDWIDIKMMISVRSNRATAAHGKDGVYR, encoded by the coding sequence ATGCGCTTGCGCTTCATCCTCGGTTTGTTGTGCTGTCTGGCGGGTGCTGCTCACGCAGAGCCCGCCAAGACCTCCCCGCACAAGGCTTACCTGACACTGATCATCGATGACCTGGGGCAGAACCTGCCCCGGGATCGTCGCGTGCTCGCCCTGCCCGGGCCGGTGACCACGGCGATCATGCCCGACACACCTCACGCCGCTGAATTCGCCCGCGAAGCCCATCGCGCCGGCAAAGTCGTCATCCTGCACATGCCCATGGACCCGGCCACCGGCCCGTTCGCCTGGCATCCTGATCTGCCCATCGAAGAGCTGGAAAAGCGCCTCAACGCCGCGTTCAAGGCTGTGCCGTACACCGCCGGCATCAACAACCACATGGGCAGCCGCATGACCGCCCAGCAACCGGCCATGGCCTGGTTGATGGCGGACTTGCAGCGCCGACATAAATTCTTCGTCGACAGCCGCACCAGCGCACAAACCGTGGGCGCGGCTGAAGCGCAGAAGATTGGCTTGGCGAGTGTTTCGCGGGATGTGTTTCTCGATGATGAGCGCACTGAAGCGGCGATCTTCACCCAGTTGCAAACGGCGATCAGCCTGGCGCACAAGCAAGGTTCGGCGGTGATGATCGGGCATCCATATCCGCAGACGCTGGCGGTGCTGGAGCGTGAACTGCCGAAGCTGAAAGCTCAGGGAATTGACTGGATCGACATCAAAATGATGATCAGCGTGCGCAGCAATCGGGCGACGGCTGCGCATGGAAAGGATGGCGTGTACCGGTAA
- the grxC gene encoding glutaredoxin 3, translated as MSNVVVYSSDYCPYCSRAKYLLENKGVAFEEIKVDGKPQVRAAMAQKAGRTSVPQIWIGERHIGGCDDLFALERAGKLDAMLKA; from the coding sequence ATGAGCAACGTCGTCGTCTATTCCAGCGATTACTGCCCTTATTGCTCGCGAGCCAAGTACTTGCTCGAGAACAAAGGTGTGGCCTTCGAAGAGATCAAGGTCGATGGCAAGCCGCAGGTGCGTGCCGCCATGGCCCAGAAAGCCGGGCGTACGTCCGTGCCGCAGATCTGGATCGGCGAGCGCCACATCGGTGGCTGTGATGATTTGTTTGCCCTTGAGCGTGCCGGTAAGCTCGACGCCATGCTCAAGGCCTGA
- a CDS encoding rhodanese-like domain-containing protein — protein MLDHLIAFATTHYLLAGIFVVLLALLIAHEMKGGGRSLSTGELTGLVNKDAGVVIDIRSTKDFAAGHIVGALNIPHDKLTARVGELEKHKAKTIILVDAQGQTAGTHARELMKSGFTAAKLSGGISSWKGDNLPLVK, from the coding sequence ATGCTTGATCACCTGATTGCATTTGCCACCACCCACTATTTGCTGGCCGGTATTTTCGTTGTTCTGCTGGCTCTGCTGATCGCCCATGAGATGAAAGGCGGCGGTCGCAGCCTGAGCACCGGCGAGCTGACCGGGCTGGTCAACAAGGACGCAGGCGTGGTGATCGACATTCGTTCGACCAAGGATTTCGCCGCCGGCCATATCGTTGGCGCGTTGAACATTCCTCACGACAAGTTGACCGCTCGCGTTGGCGAACTGGAAAAGCACAAGGCCAAGACCATCATTCTGGTCGATGCCCAGGGCCAGACCGCCGGCACTCATGCCCGCGAACTGATGAAATCCGGCTTCACCGCCGCCAAGCTCTCCGGCGGGATTTCCAGCTGGAAGGGCGACAACCTGCCGCTGGTGAAGTGA
- a CDS encoding DUF4124 domain-containing protein translates to MGRGFLLMLLLIALPAAAQIYKYTDANGNTAYSNQPPDGVKAQPVELPPLNSVAPSAPVTPPAESSSREQPRNAYEVLELTGLPTTEALRANNGTFTVSVLIKPRLQGPHLFRLLLDEQPYGQPSNVPILQLVNIDRGEHSLAVQVINGEDVVQQSPSVTLTVQRVHTP, encoded by the coding sequence ATGGGTCGTGGTTTTCTCCTGATGTTGCTGCTGATCGCCCTGCCCGCCGCAGCGCAGATCTATAAGTACACCGACGCCAACGGCAACACCGCCTACAGCAATCAACCGCCGGATGGCGTCAAGGCGCAGCCGGTGGAGTTGCCGCCGCTCAACAGTGTCGCGCCTTCGGCACCTGTCACTCCGCCTGCCGAATCCAGCAGCCGCGAACAACCGCGCAACGCCTACGAGGTGCTTGAACTCACAGGCCTGCCCACCACCGAAGCCCTGCGCGCCAACAACGGCACCTTCACCGTTAGCGTGCTGATCAAGCCGCGACTGCAAGGCCCGCACTTGTTCAGGCTGTTGCTGGACGAACAACCTTATGGCCAGCCGAGCAACGTGCCGATCCTGCAACTGGTGAACATTGATCGCGGCGAGCACAGCCTCGCGGTCCAAGTGATCAACGGGGAAGACGTGGTGCAGCAAAGCCCCAGCGTGACGCTCACTGTGCAACGGGTACACACGCCTTGA
- the glnL gene encoding nitrogen regulation protein NR(II), with protein MTISDALHRLLLDNLTTATILLDAELRLEYMNPAAEMLLAISGQRSHGQFISELFTESTEALNSLRQAVEQAHPFTKREAMLTALTGQTLTVDYAVTPILSNGDTMLLLEVHPRDRLLRITKEEAQLSKQETSKMLVRGLAHEIKNPLGGIRGAAQLLARELPEESLRDYTNVIIEEADRLRNLVDRMLGSNKLPSLAMCNIHEVLERVSQLVEAESQGCITLVRDYDPSIPDVLIDREQMIQAVLNIVRNAMQAISSQNELRLGRISLRTRAMRQFTIGHVRHRLVTKIEIIDNGPGIPADLQETIFFPMVSGRPDGTGLGLAITQNIISQHQGLIECDSHPGHTTFSIFLPLEQGATST; from the coding sequence ATGACCATTAGCGACGCACTGCATCGACTATTACTCGACAACCTGACCACCGCCACCATCCTGCTCGACGCCGAACTGCGCCTCGAGTACATGAACCCGGCGGCGGAAATGCTCCTGGCCATCAGCGGCCAGCGTAGCCATGGGCAGTTCATCAGTGAGTTGTTCACCGAATCTACTGAAGCCTTGAATTCCCTGCGCCAGGCCGTCGAGCAAGCGCACCCGTTCACCAAGCGCGAAGCGATGCTCACCGCCCTCACCGGCCAGACCCTGACCGTTGATTACGCGGTCACGCCGATCCTGAGCAACGGCGACACGATGCTGCTGCTGGAAGTCCACCCCCGTGACCGCTTGCTGCGGATCACCAAGGAAGAGGCGCAGCTGTCGAAGCAGGAAACCAGCAAGATGCTGGTACGCGGCCTCGCTCATGAGATTAAGAATCCGCTGGGCGGGATTCGCGGCGCCGCGCAATTGCTCGCCCGCGAGCTGCCGGAAGAAAGCCTGCGCGACTACACCAACGTGATCATCGAAGAAGCCGATCGTCTGCGAAACCTCGTGGACCGGATGCTCGGCTCGAACAAACTGCCTTCTCTGGCCATGTGCAATATCCACGAAGTGCTGGAGCGGGTCAGTCAGTTGGTTGAGGCCGAAAGCCAGGGCTGCATCACCTTGGTGCGCGACTACGACCCGAGCATTCCCGACGTGTTGATCGATCGCGAACAGATGATCCAGGCCGTGCTGAACATCGTGCGCAACGCGATGCAGGCCATCAGCAGCCAGAACGAGCTGCGCCTGGGCCGCATCAGTTTGCGCACCCGCGCCATGCGCCAGTTCACCATCGGCCACGTGCGCCATCGCCTGGTGACCAAGATCGAGATCATCGACAACGGTCCGGGCATTCCTGCGGATTTGCAGGAAACCATCTTCTTTCCAATGGTCAGTGGCCGCCCGGACGGTACCGGGCTGGGCTTGGCCATTACCCAGAACATCATCAGCCAGCACCAGGGCTTGATCGAGTGTGACAGCCACCCAGGCCACACCACTTTCTCGATCTTTCTGCCACTGGAACAAGGAGCCACATCGACATGA
- a CDS encoding murein hydrolase activator EnvC family protein encodes MLRVLIALALTCLLQPAFADERAQTQQQLDATRQDIAELKKLLSKVQEEKSGVQKDLKGTETEMGKLEKQVDALQKELKKSESELQRLDGEKKKLQSARIEQQRLIAIQARAAYQNGRQEYLKLLLNQQNPEKFARTLTYYDYLSQARLEQLKNFNETLRQLANVEKDISMQQAQLLVQKSSLDSQRDELDKVRQERQKALAKLNDDVKARDQKLAAREQDQADLSKVLKTIEETLARQAREAEEARQKALIAQQEAEKKRLREAQEQADANTDAPRKPAKPTPGALVSSSGETFGGAFASARGKLPWPVDGRLLARFGESRGDDARTKWDGVMISASAGSQVHAVHGGRVVFADWLRGAGLLVILDHGNGFLSLYGHNQTLLKSAGDVVKAGESISTVGNSGGQDTPALYFAIRQQGHPSDPAQWCRAQG; translated from the coding sequence ATGCTTCGCGTCCTGATAGCCCTCGCTCTGACTTGCCTGCTCCAACCGGCCTTTGCTGACGAGCGCGCGCAAACCCAACAACAGTTGGACGCCACGCGTCAGGACATTGCCGAGCTGAAAAAACTGCTGAGCAAGGTGCAGGAAGAAAAATCCGGTGTGCAAAAAGACCTCAAGGGCACCGAGACCGAAATGGGCAAGCTCGAGAAGCAGGTCGATGCCCTGCAAAAAGAGCTGAAGAAAAGCGAATCCGAGCTGCAGCGACTCGATGGTGAGAAAAAAAAACTCCAGAGCGCGCGCATTGAACAGCAACGACTGATCGCCATACAGGCCCGCGCGGCCTATCAGAATGGCCGTCAGGAGTACCTCAAGCTGCTGCTCAACCAGCAAAATCCAGAAAAATTCGCCCGCACCCTCACTTATTACGACTACCTGAGCCAGGCCCGCCTGGAGCAGCTGAAAAATTTCAACGAAACCTTGCGCCAACTGGCCAACGTCGAAAAAGACATTTCGATGCAACAGGCTCAGTTGCTGGTGCAAAAAAGCAGCCTCGACAGCCAGCGTGACGAACTCGACAAGGTTCGCCAGGAACGCCAAAAGGCCCTGGCCAAGCTCAACGACGACGTCAAGGCACGCGATCAGAAGCTCGCCGCCCGCGAGCAGGATCAGGCAGACCTGTCTAAAGTCCTTAAAACCATCGAAGAAACCCTGGCTCGCCAGGCTCGTGAGGCAGAAGAAGCGCGACAAAAAGCGCTGATTGCCCAGCAGGAAGCCGAAAAAAAGCGTTTACGTGAGGCTCAGGAACAGGCCGACGCCAACACTGATGCCCCACGCAAACCCGCCAAACCGACACCTGGCGCGCTAGTTTCCAGTTCAGGCGAGACCTTTGGCGGCGCATTTGCTTCAGCCCGCGGCAAACTTCCATGGCCGGTTGATGGTCGACTGTTGGCGCGCTTCGGTGAAAGCCGCGGCGACGATGCCCGGACCAAGTGGGACGGCGTGATGATCAGCGCCTCCGCCGGCAGTCAGGTGCATGCCGTTCACGGTGGCCGCGTAGTGTTCGCCGATTGGTTGCGCGGTGCCGGGCTGCTGGTGATTCTGGACCACGGCAACGGTTTTTTGAGTCTTTACGGTCACAACCAGACGCTGCTCAAGTCTGCGGGTGACGTGGTTAAAGCCGGTGAGTCCATCTCCACTGTCGGTAACAGTGGCGGCCAGGACACACCAGCGCTGTATTTCGCAATTCGTCAGCAGGGTCACCCGAGTGATCCAGCGCAATGGTGTCGTGCGCAAGGATAA
- the gpmI gene encoding 2,3-bisphosphoglycerate-independent phosphoglycerate mutase has protein sequence MTTTPKPLVLIILDGFGHSESHEANAVYSAKKPVLDRLTASVPNGLISGSGMDVGLPDGQMGNSEVGHMNLGAGRVVYQDFTRVTKSIRDGEFFENPTICAAVDKAVAAGKAVHFMGLLSDGGVHSHQDHLVAMAELAFKRGAEKIYLHAFLDGRDTPPKSAQSSIELLDATFQALGKGRIASIVGRYFAMDRDNRWDRVAQAYNLIVDGNGEFNAATAQEGLQAAYERGESDEFVKATSIGEPVKVEDGDAVVFMNFRADRARELTRVFVEDDFKDFERARQPKLAGFVMLTQYAASIPAPSAFAAGSLENVLGDYLAKNGKTQLRIAETEKYAHVTFFFSGGREEPFPGEERILIPSPKVATYDLQPEMSAPEVTDRIVDAIENQRYDVIVVNYANGDMVGHSGNLEAAVKAVECLDLCVGRITAALEKVGGEALITADHGNCEKMSDEETHQAHTAHTTEPVPFIYVGKRDFKVRDGGVLADVAPTMLMLMGLEIPKEMTGTSILV, from the coding sequence ATGACTACCACGCCTAAACCTTTGGTCCTGATCATTCTCGATGGCTTCGGTCACAGTGAGAGCCACGAAGCCAACGCCGTGTACTCGGCGAAGAAGCCAGTCCTGGACCGTCTGACCGCCAGCGTACCGAACGGCCTGATCTCGGGCAGCGGCATGGACGTCGGCTTGCCGGACGGCCAGATGGGCAACTCCGAAGTCGGCCACATGAACCTCGGCGCCGGCCGCGTGGTGTATCAGGACTTCACCCGCGTGACCAAATCGATCCGCGACGGCGAGTTCTTCGAGAACCCGACCATCTGCGCCGCCGTCGATAAAGCCGTCGCTGCTGGCAAAGCCGTGCACTTCATGGGTCTGCTGTCCGACGGCGGCGTGCACAGCCACCAGGATCACCTGGTCGCCATGGCCGAACTGGCCTTCAAGCGCGGCGCCGAAAAAATCTACTTGCACGCTTTCCTCGACGGTCGCGACACCCCGCCGAAAAGCGCCCAGTCGTCCATCGAACTGCTCGACGCGACGTTCCAGGCTTTGGGTAAAGGCCGGATCGCCAGCATCGTCGGCCGTTATTTCGCCATGGACCGTGACAACCGTTGGGATCGTGTAGCCCAGGCTTACAACCTGATTGTCGACGGCAACGGCGAATTCAACGCCGCCACCGCTCAGGAAGGCCTGCAAGCCGCTTACGAGCGTGGCGAGAGCGACGAATTCGTCAAAGCCACCTCGATCGGCGAGCCGGTGAAAGTCGAAGACGGCGACGCCGTGGTGTTCATGAACTTCCGCGCTGACCGCGCCCGTGAACTGACCCGCGTGTTCGTCGAAGACGATTTCAAGGACTTCGAACGGGCGCGCCAGCCAAAACTGGCCGGCTTCGTGATGCTGACCCAATACGCCGCCAGCATTCCTGCACCGTCGGCCTTCGCCGCTGGCAGCCTGGAAAACGTGCTGGGCGATTACCTGGCGAAAAACGGCAAGACTCAGCTGCGTATCGCTGAAACCGAAAAATATGCCCACGTGACCTTCTTCTTCTCTGGCGGTCGCGAAGAACCGTTCCCGGGCGAAGAACGCATCCTGATCCCGTCGCCAAAAGTCGCCACCTATGACTTGCAGCCAGAGATGAGCGCCCCGGAAGTTACCGACCGCATCGTCGACGCCATCGAAAATCAGCGCTACGACGTGATCGTGGTCAACTACGCCAACGGCGACATGGTCGGCCACAGCGGCAACCTTGAAGCTGCGGTGAAAGCTGTGGAATGCCTGGACCTGTGCGTCGGTCGCATCACCGCCGCGCTGGAAAAAGTCGGCGGCGAAGCGCTGATCACTGCCGACCACGGCAACTGCGAAAAAATGTCCGACGAAGAAACCCACCAGGCACACACCGCTCACACCACCGAGCCGGTGCCGTTCATTTATGTCGGCAAGCGTGACTTCAAGGTCCGTGATGGCGGCGTGCTGGCGGATGTCGCGCCGACCATGCTGATGCTGATGGGCCTGGAAATCCCGAAAGAAATGACCGGGACTTCGATTTTGGTGTAA
- a CDS encoding tRNA (cytidine(34)-2'-O)-methyltransferase — protein sequence MFHVILFQPEIPPNTGNVIRLCANSGCHLHLIEPLGFEMDDKRLRRAGLDYHEYATLQRHADLASCLESLGHPRLFAFTTKGSRPFHDASFAEGDAFLFGPESRGLPAEVLDALPGEQRLRLPMREGCRSLNLSNTVAVAVYEGWRQLGFK from the coding sequence ATGTTTCACGTCATCCTCTTCCAACCAGAAATTCCGCCGAATACCGGCAACGTTATCAGGCTGTGCGCCAACAGTGGCTGCCACCTGCATTTGATCGAACCGCTGGGCTTCGAGATGGACGACAAGCGCCTGCGCCGGGCCGGCCTCGATTACCACGAGTACGCCACCCTGCAACGCCACGCCGACCTGGCGAGTTGCCTGGAAAGCCTCGGTCATCCACGGCTGTTCGCGTTCACCACCAAGGGCTCGCGGCCGTTTCACGATGCCAGCTTCGCCGAGGGCGACGCCTTCCTGTTCGGCCCGGAAAGCCGTGGCTTGCCCGCCGAAGTGCTCGATGCACTCCCCGGCGAACAACGCCTGCGCCTGCCGATGCGCGAAGGCTGCCGCAGCCTGAACCTGTCGAACACCGTGGCGGTTGCCGTGTACGAAGGCTGGCGCCAACTCGGTTTCAAGTAA